The Bos indicus x Bos taurus breed Angus x Brahman F1 hybrid chromosome 10, Bos_hybrid_MaternalHap_v2.0, whole genome shotgun sequence genome has a segment encoding these proteins:
- the LOC113899612 gene encoding olfactory receptor 4F15-like, translated as MDGVNDSVVSEFVLIGLSNSWKMHLFLFWFFFVFYLGIILGNLFIVFTVIIDSHLHSPMYFLLANLSLLDLGLSSTTVPKMISDLYTNCKIISFPKCMTQIFFIHVMGGVEMVLLIAMAFDRYTAICKPLHYLTIMSSKMCVSFVVVAWIVGIIHAVSQFVFVINLPFCGPNKVDSFYCDFPRVMKLACVDTYKLEFVIIANSGFISMATFFSLIISYIFILVTVWKRSSGDLSKAFFTLSAHITVVILFFMPCMFLYVWPFPTTSLDKYLFIVDFAITPILNPTIYTLRNKDMRIAMRRLGKRIVGSSGIS; from the coding sequence ATGGATGGAGTAAATGACTCTGTGGTATCTGAATTTGTACTAATCGGACTTTCAAATTCATGGAAaatgcatctttttcttttttggttcttctttgtgTTCTACTTGGGAATTATCCTGGGAAACCTCTTCATTGTGTTCACAGTAATTATTGACTCTCATTTACACTCCCCCATGTACTTCCTGTTGGCCAATCTCTCCCTCCTTGATCTAGGTCTTTCCTCTACCACAGTACCCAAAATGATCTCTGATCTTTACACTAACTGCAAaatcatttcttttccaaaatgtatGACACAGATATTTTTCATTCATGTCATGGGTGGAGTTGAGATGGTGCTGCTCATAGCCATGGCATTTGACAGGTATACTGCAATCTGTAAGCCTCTCCACTACCTGACAATTATGAGCTCCAAAATGTGTGTTTCCTTTGTAGTGGTTGCCTGGATAGTGGGGATAATCCATGCTGTATCTCAGTTTGTTTTTGTCATAAACTTGCCTTTTTGTGGTCCCAATAAAGTAGACAGTTTTTACTGTGACTTTCCTCGGGTCATGAAACTTGCTTGTGTAGACACTTACAAGCTAGAGTTTGTAATCATTGCTAATAGTGGGTTTATATCCATGGCTACCTTCTTCTCTTTAATTATatcctacattttcattttggtCACTGTCTGGAAACGTTCTTCAGGAGACTTATCTAAAGCATTTTTCACACTGTCAGCTCACATCACTgtagtaattttgttttttatgccATGTATGTTTCTCTATGTGTGGCCTTTCCCTACAACATCATTGGATaagtatttgtttattgttgACTTTGCCATCACCCCTATCTTGAATCCTACCATTTATACATTGAGAAACAAAGACATGAGAATTGCCATGAGGAGACTGGGCAAACGGATTGTAGGTTCCAGTGGGATCTCATAA
- the LOC113899461 gene encoding olfactory receptor 4F6-like, whose translation MDQVNGSVVTEFVLLGLTQSLGMQFLLFLFFSVLYLGIILGNVFIVVTVIFDSHLHTPMYVLLANLSLIDLALSSTTVPRMISDLFSDCQIISFHNCMLQMFFIHVTGGVEMMLLIAMAYDRYTAICKPLHYLTIMNPKMCMFLVVAAWIIGVTHAVSQFVFVINLPFCGPNNMGSFYCDFPQVIKLACIDTYKLEFVVTANSGFISMGTFFLLTISYIFILITVRRHSSKYLSKAFFTLSAHITVVFLFFLPCMFLYVWPFPTKSLDTFFAIVDFVVTPVLNPAIYTLRNRDMKVAMTRLSQQLLNSREVT comes from the coding sequence ATGGACCAAGTAAATGGCTCCGTGGTAACTGAATTTGTGTTACTGGGACTTACACAATCCTTAGGGATGcagtttttactttttctcttcttctctgtaTTGTATTTGGGGATTATCCTGGGAAACGTCTTCATTGTGGTCACAGTGATTTTTGATTCCCACTTACATACCCCCATGTATGTTCTATTGGCCAACCTGTCACTCATTGACCTAGCCCTTTCATCCACCACAGTTCCCAGGATGATCTCTGATCTTTTCAGTGACTGTCAAATCATTTCTTTCCACAACTGCATGCTACAAATGTTCTTTATCCATGTCACAGGAGGAGTGGAGATGATGCTGCTCATAGCCATGGCATATGACAGGTACACAGCAATCTGCAAGCCTCTCCATTATCTAACTATTATGAATCCCAAAATGTGCATGTTTTTAGTAGTTGCTGCTTGGATAATTGGAGTGACTCATGCTGTGTCTCAGTTTGTCTTTGTCATAAATTTACCCTTCTGTGGACCTAATAATATGGGGAGCTTTTATTGTGATTTTCCTCAGGTTATTAAACTGGCATGCATAGATACTTACAAACTAGAATTTGTAGTCACTGCCAACAGTGGTTTCATATCTATGGGCACCTTCTTTCTCTTAACTATATCATACATCTTCATTCTGATCACTGTCCGACgacattcttcaaaatatttatccAAAGCATTCTTCACTCTGTCAGCTCACATCActgtagtgtttttgtttttccttccatgCATGTTTCTCTACGTATGGCCTTTCCCTACAAAGTCACTGGATACATTTTTTGCCATTGTGGACTTTGTTGTCACCCCCGTCTTAAATCCTGCCATATATACTTTAAGGAACAGAGATATGAAGGTGGCAATGACAAGGCTAAGTCAACAGCTTTTAAATTCTAGGGAAGTGACATGA
- the LOC113899613 gene encoding olfactory receptor 4F4-like, whose translation MVENLFTANENTLVTTEDISWNESISETNHSTVTEFIFLGLSNSQELQIFLFVFFFVFYVGIVFGNLLIVITVASDSHLHSPMYFLLANLSLIDLCLSSVTAPKTIADFFSKCKVISFKGCLAQIFLLHFFGGSELMILIAMAFDRYVAICKPLHYTTIMRGYVCVGFVAAAWGTGFLHSVSQLAFAVNLPFCGPNEVDSFYCDLPRVIKLACTDTYRLDIMVIANSGVLTVCSFFLLITSYTVILVTIQHLPSERSSKALSTLTAHITVVLLFFGPCIFIYAWPFPIESLDKFLAVFCSVVTPFLNPMIYTLRNKDMKTAMRRLRKWNINSRIKS comes from the exons ATGGTAGAAAATCTTTTCACTGCAAATGAGAACACTTTG GTAACTACAGAGGATATTTCCTGGAATGAATCAATAAGTGAAACAAATCACTCCACGGTGACTGAGTTCATTTTTCTAGGACTCTCCAACTCTCAGGAACTCCAGATTTtcctatttgtgttcttttttgtattctatgTAGGAATTGTGTTTGGAAACCTTCTTATTGTCATAACTGTGGCTTCTGACTCCCACCTTCACTCCCCCATGTACTTCCTGCTGGCCAACCTCTCACTCATTGACCTGTGTCTGTCTTCAGTCACAGCCCCCAAGACGATTGCTGATTTTTTCAGTAAATGTAAGGTAATTTCGTTCAAGGGCTGCCTTGCTCagatatttctcctgcatttcttTGGTGGGAGTGAGTTGATGATCCTTATAGCCATGGCCTTTGACAGATATGTAGCAATCTGTAAACCCCTTCACTACACTACAATTATGCGTGGCTATGTATGTGTTGGCTTTGTGGCTGCTGCATGGGGAACTGGCTTCCTCCACTCAGTGAGCCAGTTGGCCTTTGCAGTGAACTTACCTTTCTGTGGTCCCAATGAGGTAGACAGCTTTTATTGTGACCTTCCTAGGGTCATCAAACTTGCCTGCACAGATACCTATAGGTTGGATATCATGGTCATTGCTAACAGTGGTGTGCTCactgtgtgttctttttttctcctaatcACCTCATACACTGTCATCTTAGTGACCATCCAGCATCTCCCTTCAGAGAGGTCATCCAAGGCTCTGTCTACTTTAACTGCTCATATCACAGTAGTTCTTTTGTTCTTCGGACCATGTATCTTCATTTATGCCTGGCCATTCCCCATCGAGTCATTAGATAAATTCCTTGCTGTCTTTTGTTCTGTGGTCACTCCTTTCTTGAACCCAATGatatacacactgaggaacaAAGACATGAAGACTGCAATGAGACGGCTGAGAAAATGGAATATCAATTCTAGGATAAAGTCTTAG